From the genome of Nitrospira sp.:
GGCAGTGCCATGTGTGGGAAGGGTGGATGACTCCGTATGCAGAAAGCCGACACCACCGTCCGTCACAGTGATCTCCAGCTGTCCCTCATCCACCGTAATGGTGATCCCTGCGTGCTTCGTGCCGGCATGTTTCACCACATTCATCAGCAGCTCGCGGATTGATTGGAAGAGCAGCACGGCCTGGTCTTCCGGGAGGGAAAGGTGGGCCGGTGAAAAGTCCAGGGACACGTGCAGGTCCCGGTGAAGCATCTGTTCCGCCAACCATCGCAATGCCATCGGCAGGCCGAATTCCTTGAGAATCGGTGGGCTGAGTTGGGCGACTAATGTTCTGGTATAGGTCAAGGCCTGATCCGTGACCTCCTGCAAATCATGCAAGGTCCGGTTCAGCGCGGGAGTCATCGGGTGCCGCATAGCTTGCGCCAGACGAATCCGGCTCAAGGCCAACAACTGGGCCAGATAATCGTGCAACTCCGTGGCGACATGTTGCCGCTCGCGTTGACCGGCCAGATTCAATTCGGTCGCCAGGGCGCGTAAGTGCTCACGCGACTGTGTCAGTTCGAGCGTGCGTGCGGCCACGCGATGTTCCAGTTCTGCGGTCACGCGCTGCAACGCGTCTTCTGCCCGTTTCCGTTCCGTGATGTCATAATTGATGCCGATCATGCGGACGGGATGCCCCTGTTCATTTCTCACGGTCTCGCCCTGTCCGCAGAGCCAATGGATGGTGCCGTCTGGGTGGACGACGCGAAATTCCGACGCGAAGAGGCCGGTCCTATAGGCGCGTCTCGCGGCTTCTTGCACCTGCTCCACATCGTCGGGATGGAGCGCGTTGTAGAATTCCTCCGCACGACGCAGCGGACGGTCCATCGTCCGTCCGAAGAGTTCGCATTGCCGTGCGTCCCACGTCGTGTCGCCGGTGTGAAGGTTCAGATCCCAGGCGCCCATCCGGCCGGCGGACATGGCCAATCGCAGGCGTTCCTCGCTGGTGCGCAGGACCTCATCCGCCTGGGCTCGCGCGATGGCCAAGGCCAATGTCGTGGCCAGGGCCTGCGACCATTCGGTCTCCTCGTCGCTCAATCGTCTGGGCCGGTCGAAGCACAACATGAACATGCCGAGCAATCGGCCGCCATCGGTGAGGGGGATGAATACCAAGGCCTCTATGCCTTCCCCTCGGACCGTAGCCTGCAATTCCGGGCTCAGGTTGCAGCGGGCAACATTTTCAATGACGAGTGGGGGCGGGTCCTTCTGATCCGTTGGCCAGGGGGAATGGCCCTCAACCGCCTGCTGATGGGCCTCGGACAAGCCCTGCGAGGCTGTGAAGCGCATCACTCCCTCACAGTCGAGGAGCAGGATCGCGGCTCGGTTGACCGAGATGGCTTCCGTCATGGCCTGCAAGGCCAGTTCGTAAAGGCGCGCCGTCGGTTCGGCGCGATTCACTGCGTCGGCCAATTCGTAGAGCCATTGTTGGCGGCGATTGACGATTCGTAACAGCGCCTCCTGCCGTTTGCGATCGCTGATGTCGAACCCGACGGCCAACAGGGAGCGCAGTTCCCCGCGTTCTCTCACGCCACCGACACTGACACTCATCCAGAGGGTGGTACCGTCCTTCCGCCGGTAGCGTTTCTCGATGACGAAATCCGGGCCGCCTTCCACGAGTTGTTGGAGCTGTTCGAGATCCCGTGGAAGGTCTTCGGGATCCGTCACCTCCTGCATGCGCATGCCGAGCAAGTCGTGTTCCTGATACCCCAAGAGTTCGCACAATCGTTGGTTGACGAATTGGAATCGGCCGCTCAGGTCGGTCTGGGACACTGTCGCCGTGGCTTGGTTGACGATCGCCCGCAGCCGCGCTTCGCTGGCGGCGATTTGTCCTTCGGCTTCCCGGCGAATACGGCTCAGATTCACATGGGCGGCCACGCGCGCCAACAATTCACGGCCGCTGAACGGTTTGACCAGATAATCATCCGCACCCTGCTCGAGGCCCTTGATGCAAGGCTCCTCGCCGGCGCGGGCGGAAAGCAGAATGATGGGAATGGTGTGCAGGGCAGGATCGGCCCGCAGCGTCTTGGCCAAGCCGATGCCGTCAAGCTGCGGCATCATAATGTCGCTCAGTAGAACATCCGGGCGACGGCGTTGAATCTCGGACAAGGCGGCGAGTCCGTCGCCGACGGTCACGACGTCATAGTGTTCACGCAGGAGGCGCATCATGTAGCGACGCATGTCGGCATTGTCGTCGGCAACGAGAATGTGCGCCCGCGCGTGTGTCGATTGGGGCGGGACAGGAATCTCGGGCTGCAAGACCTCCGACTCGTGGTCGGGCAACCACTGCAACGCTTCTTCGAGATACGGTGAGGCGTCCGGCGCATGGGGGAATGCGGAGGCATCTTGGGTGACCTGTTCCGGAGGCAGATGCTTTGTGCCCCAAGGAAGCGTGATGAAGAAGCTGCTGCCTTCGTCGAGGCGGCTCTCCACGCGTACCGTCCCTCCATGCAACTGCACGACCTCCTGCACGAGCGCGAGCCCGATTCCACTGCCTTCATGTGTTCGGCTTTGACGGTTCTGCACTCGATAGAATCGTTGAAACAGCCGCGGGAGGGCCTCAGGGGGAATACCGACGCCCGTATCACGAACCACCAGCATCACGCCATCCTGGTCGTGCCGAATCGACAGTGCAATGTGACCGTGAAACGTATGTTTAAATGCGTTGCTGAGCAGGTTGAGGACCACCTTTTCCCACAGCGTTCGATCGACATAGACCGGTTCCGGCAGGGGGGGGCAGTCGATGTGGAAGGTCAGGCCGGCCCGTTCGAGAGCGGAGCGAAACCCGCTGGCCAGGTCTGCGCTATAGGCGGCCAGATCGGTCGGCTGATACCGGGCTTCCGTGCGCCCGGCCTCGATGCGTGAGAAGTCCAGTAGGATATTGACCAGCTTCAGCAGGCGCACACTATTCCGGTGGGCCACATCCAGGTTGGTATTGTGAGGCCGTTCACGACGCTCCTCCTCCAGGGGGCCCAGCATGAGCGTCAGTGGAGTGCGAAACTCGTGGCTGACGTTGTTGAAGAACTCCGTCTTCGCCCGGTCTAACTCCGCCAAGGCCTCTGCCCGTCGAGCTTCTGATCGATAGGCTCGAGCGTTCGTGAGGGCAATGGCGATCTGAGACGCGACCATCCCGAAAAAGTGCCGGTAGTCCCCGTCTAGCTGCCGACGCGGGCTGACACCTACGATGAGAAAGACTCCTCCGTCCTCGTCGTGAGATTGGGTGACCGGCAGGATGAGGGCCTGTCTGGTGGGTTCAGGCCAGGCTCCTCCGGGGAGCAGGCCGAACCGGTCGACCAGGTCGTCCACGACGAGGGGGGTACTGTGTCGACACGCGGATCCGAACGGCCAGTCCCGCGCCGTTTCAGCGTCATGGAGCTCCGCGGTGTCTTGCGCGGCGGGATGGTCGTGTCCCAGCCCGACGGCTCCGGCGAGTGTGGCCCGCTGACTGTGCCGATCCAGGCGATACAGCAAGGCGAAGGGAAGATCGGCGGGGTCAGTGGCCAGTGATTCCATGGCGAACGCACACGCGTCCTCTTCATGTTGGGCAGAGCCTGACAGGGAGGCGAGTTCGCGTAACAGGCGGGTGCGTCGATCGTTCAAGACGCGGTAGGTGGTCTCCTGGACGATATTCAAAATCCCTTCGACCTGTCCGTTCTGACCCCGGATGGGATTCAGGCTGTAGTCGAAGTAACATTCCTCCGTATAGCCGAACCGTTGCATGGGTAACAGTTCGTCGCTTCTCCAGTTGGCTTCTCCTGTGGTGAGGACACTGCGAAAATAGTCTTGAATCGTCGGCCACAATTCCGGCCAGACGTCTCTGGCCGGCTTGCCGAACGCCCAGGGATGTTTTCCGCCGACGATCGGGCGCCAGGCGTCGTTATAGAGGAGCCAGGAGTCGGCACCCCAATAGATGGCCATCGGAGTTTGGGCGGTGAGACAGACGCTCAAGGTTGAGACGAGTGCGGCAGGCCATTGTTCGATCGCACCGAGTGAAGTTGTGGACCAATCGAAGGCCCGGATACGTTCTCCCATTTCGCTTCCGGTCAGCCAACTGGACTGGTGGGGTGCATTCATCGTAGGGCTCGGGACAACGGATTGATGACTGCCGGTGTCGGTCGGCAAAAGGGGAATGGACAGCTGCCGCGCATGTGCAGGAATCGTTGAAAGTTGTAGCACCGTGGGTGGTCTTCGCCCCACTAGTGAAATCCCTAGTCAAGACAACGCAGGGGCACTTGGGCATCTCAATGTGAGGGGAGGTGATTCCGAGGGCCTGGGGCGGGCAGTTCCGGACCGGCTTCCTCCAGCACACCGATTGCGCGTTGGGCCGAGTCCAGTCTGAGTGTGAGACGTTCCCCGATCGACAGATTTCGAAAGAGGTCAGGATTTGGAATGGTAAACGACACCGTTGTGCCCAGGTCGGTGGTGAGCCGACCCGTCCGCTGCTCGAGATTCATGGTCACCAGCAAGCCGGATACTGTCTCCGATGCACGTCCATCCCGATCGGCGGTCAGATGAAGAACGAACGATTGGAGCCCCCCGTCGCGCGGGATGGACGGCGGTCTCGTGGGAGGAAGGGGAACCGGGTCCGATGGTTTCGGCGGGACGGTCGGACCTGGGCCCGGTTGCGGAACGGGTACCGGCACCTCCGACGCGCCGGCGGTCCATCCTCCGAGCAATGCGGTGCCCAAGACGAGTATTGCGAGGTCATGGCGTCGCATGATAGGCCTCCCTTCAATGGTCACTGCGAGGCTGCTCAGGCATTGCCGGTAGACGCCGCGGGGATGGTTTCCGCAACCATTTGGTGACAGAGCGCCGCGCATTGACGACATTCTTTCGCGCATTCTCCACACGGTGCATGCTGAGGGGTCTGCTGCTCGCAGAGTCCGGCACAGAGCTCACAGACTTCGGCACAGAGCGCGCACAGACGGATGGAAAACGCCGAATTCCGCCCCATCCATTGCGCCGCCAACAGACAGATGTCTGCACAGTCGCGACACAGTCTGATGCAGCGGATGATCGAGTCATTCGCCTCGTCATGAGGCATCCCGACCATCTCGTCCGCACAGGCATTGCAGAAGTGTGCGCAGTCCATGCACGTTTGGATGCATTCGATGGTGTGTTGCTCCAAGGAATGAGTCACGGATGCCATGCTCGCCTCCCTTGCGTGAATCGATCCTGCTCTTTCTGTGACGATACGCTCCGGTGCGTGGAAGGCCTACTAGGAAAACCGCTCGTTCGTTCTCGTCCCGACTAGGGGTCTCACTAGCTCAGGAGGCACTCGAGATCCGTGTACTGTAGCGGACATCATGGACGCTCAGACATCGCAGAGAGATCCGGTCATCGCATCTGGTTCTGTGATCGGGCCAACGGGAGGCTTCGAACCCGAAGGTGACGAATCGTCCTCGCCGATTCTCCAGTGCGGACAGACCTGCTGGCGAATTGAGCCGGCTGAGCAGGCCGCGTTTCTTATTGACGGAGACGCGTACTTCCGGGCGTTCCGGGAGGTGGCCGTACAGGCCAATGAGACTCTCTATATCGCAGGCTGGGACCTCGACACGCAGGTGGACCTCGTGCGTGGATTTGAGGAGACGCCGCAGTTACCCGCCAAACTCGGCGAATTCCTGGCCGCGCTCTTGCGGCGCAAGCGGCGCTTGAAAATTTATGTGCTTAACTGGGACTTCGCGATGATTTATGCCCTTGAGCGTGAATGGATGCCGACGGCGCAAGCCGGATGGAATGACCATCGCCGGTTATCGTATCGGGTGGACGGCCAGCATCCGCTCGGCGCGTCCCACCATCAAAAGATCGTCGTCGTCGATGATACGATGGCATTCGTCGGCGGGTTGGATCTCACGAAATCGCGATGGGATACCAGCGCCCACGCAGCCCAGGATCCGCGCCG
Proteins encoded in this window:
- a CDS encoding response regulator encodes the protein MNAPHQSSWLTGSEMGERIRAFDWSTTSLGAIEQWPAALVSTLSVCLTAQTPMAIYWGADSWLLYNDAWRPIVGGKHPWAFGKPARDVWPELWPTIQDYFRSVLTTGEANWRSDELLPMQRFGYTEECYFDYSLNPIRGQNGQVEGILNIVQETTYRVLNDRRTRLLRELASLSGSAQHEEDACAFAMESLATDPADLPFALLYRLDRHSQRATLAGAVGLGHDHPAAQDTAELHDAETARDWPFGSACRHSTPLVVDDLVDRFGLLPGGAWPEPTRQALILPVTQSHDEDGGVFLIVGVSPRRQLDGDYRHFFGMVASQIAIALTNARAYRSEARRAEALAELDRAKTEFFNNVSHEFRTPLTLMLGPLEEERRERPHNTNLDVAHRNSVRLLKLVNILLDFSRIEAGRTEARYQPTDLAAYSADLASGFRSALERAGLTFHIDCPPLPEPVYVDRTLWEKVVLNLLSNAFKHTFHGHIALSIRHDQDGVMLVVRDTGVGIPPEALPRLFQRFYRVQNRQSRTHEGSGIGLALVQEVVQLHGGTVRVESRLDEGSSFFITLPWGTKHLPPEQVTQDASAFPHAPDASPYLEEALQWLPDHESEVLQPEIPVPPQSTHARAHILVADDNADMRRYMMRLLREHYDVVTVGDGLAALSEIQRRRPDVLLSDIMMPQLDGIGLAKTLRADPALHTIPIILLSARAGEEPCIKGLEQGADDYLVKPFSGRELLARVAAHVNLSRIRREAEGQIAASEARLRAIVNQATATVSQTDLSGRFQFVNQRLCELLGYQEHDLLGMRMQEVTDPEDLPRDLEQLQQLVEGGPDFVIEKRYRRKDGTTLWMSVSVGGVRERGELRSLLAVGFDISDRKRQEALLRIVNRRQQWLYELADAVNRAEPTARLYELALQAMTEAISVNRAAILLLDCEGVMRFTASQGLSEAHQQAVEGHSPWPTDQKDPPPLVIENVARCNLSPELQATVRGEGIEALVFIPLTDGGRLLGMFMLCFDRPRRLSDEETEWSQALATTLALAIARAQADEVLRTSEERLRLAMSAGRMGAWDLNLHTGDTTWDARQCELFGRTMDRPLRRAEEFYNALHPDDVEQVQEAARRAYRTGLFASEFRVVHPDGTIHWLCGQGETVRNEQGHPVRMIGINYDITERKRAEDALQRVTAELEHRVAARTLELTQSREHLRALATELNLAGQRERQHVATELHDYLAQLLALSRIRLAQAMRHPMTPALNRTLHDLQEVTDQALTYTRTLVAQLSPPILKEFGLPMALRWLAEQMLHRDLHVSLDFSPAHLSLPEDQAVLLFQSIRELLMNVVKHAGTKHAGITITVDEGQLEITVTDGGVGFLHTESSTLPTHGTAPGFGLFSIRERMHALGGRLDLCSRPGHGTTATLVMPLLATRESSASLPNTIEPAGRAALRSQKGHPASPPPLNGHPHVQSPAVRVLIADDHAMVRQGLCGLLAGYQDIAVAGEAANGQEAVALATQLRPDVVLMDVNMPGMDGLEATRLIKEVLPNTIVIALSVQNAAHVSMAMREAGAIAFLNKEAAVEDLYHTILTARTAQLGTR
- a CDS encoding four-helix bundle copper-binding protein, with translation MASVTHSLEQHTIECIQTCMDCAHFCNACADEMVGMPHDEANDSIIRCIRLCRDCADICLLAAQWMGRNSAFSIRLCALCAEVCELCAGLCEQQTPQHAPCGECAKECRQCAALCHQMVAETIPAASTGNA